The Myxococcales bacterium genomic interval CTCGGTCCCGGCATCCCGTGCCCCAGCGTCCCGCCCCGTTGCGGGAGCCCCGACGCTCGCCGCGCCTCCTGCCAGTGTCACCTGGGCGTCCCCCCAGAACGATGTTCCTGCGACCCCGGAGGAGCTTGCCGCAACGCCCCCCCAGGCCGCTTCGCCCGCACGCGCGGCTGCGGCGCAGGTCCGGGGCGGCATCGTGAACCTCGGCGCCTTTTGGCGCGAGGTGAAAGAGACGGTCCAACGCCAGAGCCCCCTGCTCGCCGCGGCACTAGAACACGCCGGGTTGGGCGCGTGTTCCGATGCCCACATCACGGCCCTCCTTCCGGACAAGTTTCAGTGTGACCAGCTCGAGCGGCATCGCGCGAAGGTGGAGTTGGTCATGCAAGAGATCGCAGGGTTTCCGGTGCGCCTCGAGGTCAAGCAAGGGGGAGAGCGGGCCGCCGTGCTGCCCTCGACGATTCAGGCCGAAGCGAGTGCGCTCGATGTCGATCGCCGTCGTCGTGAGGACGAGGCGCGCAAACACCCCATGATTCAGAAGGCGCAGGATGTATTTGGCGCCAAAGTGACGGGCATCAAGACGTGACGAACGCCGGTTGCGGCGCGCCTTCGACGTGCCGGGGCGGTATACCAATCCCAAGAGCACACCCATGAGCGGATTCGACCTAAAAAATTTGTTTGAGACGGCCCAAAAGGTTCAGTCGGAGATTGCCCGTGTCAAAGACGAGCTCGGCGCAAAAACCGTGGAGGGCGAGGCGGGCGGCGGCTTGGTTCGGTGCGTGGCGAACGGCAAGGGCGAGGTGGTGTCGGTGCACATCGATCCCTCCGTCATCAACGCGCTGGAGCCTCGCCTGCTCGAAGACCTGGTGGCTGGCGCGGTCAACCTTGCCCTCGACAAGGTCAAGGAGCTTGCCCAGTCCGAAATGGCACGCGCCGCGGGCGGCTTGCCGTTGCCGCCGGGTTTTTTCGGAGGCGGGGGCGGAGCCTGAGATGGCCGCTGCGGGCCCCATTGCCAAGCTGGTTCAGCACCTCGCGAAGCTTCCGGGCATCGGGGAAAAAACCGCCACGAGGTTGGCTTTCCACATCCTGCGTTCCGAGGCGGAGGACGCGAAGGCCCTGTCCGAGGCCATCGCTGACGTAAAGCTTCGCGTTCGGCAGTGCTCTCAGTGCTGGGATTTCACGGAGGCTGACCCTTGCGCCCTCTGCAGCGACAAGCGGCGTGATCCGTCCCTGGTTTGTACCGTGGCGCAACCACAGGACGTGGTCGCCATCGAACGCGCCGGCGGGTACCGGGGCCTCTATCACGTTCTCCACGGGGTCCTGGCCCCCTTGGATGGGATTGGTCCCGACGACCTGCGGATCGCGGAGCTCATTCACCGCTGCTCTGACGACAAGATAAAAGAAGTAATCGTCGCTACGAATCCGAGTGTGGAGGGCGAGACCACGGCCGTTTACCTCGCCAAGCTGCTCAAGCCCCTCGGCATTCGCACCACGCGCATCGCCACGGGCGTGCCCATGGGCGGCGAGCTCGAGTACGCCGATCGCTTTACGTTGGCCCGGGCGCTCGATGGACGCCGCGAAATCTGAACGCCTGGCGGCGGGGCCATCCGGCCCAGGGCCCCTTCGGGACCTCAACTTGGGGCTCCGTTCCGCCGATCCGAACAGCGCGGCTTGGGACCCGAACGGCCGTTCCTCAAAGTTGTCGAATGGTTCTGCAACCTTGATGCTGGGCGCCGCCGGTGATATCAGTGGACACAGGCCGGTTCCGGCCGCCTGTTCTCAACCCAGCCAAAGCGACGGAGATTCATGAGCTCGCCCAACGTAATGTTCCCCGAGGAGCAACAGGCGATTAACAACGTCTGTGCCAGGCTCCACAGGGACGCCAACGCGAAAGCCGTTCTGCTCATCGGGCGGGATGGGCAGCCGGTGGCCGAGGCCGGCGACGTGGCCGAACTGGACGTCACGTCCCTGTCATCTCTCACCGCGGGCAACGTGGCTGCCACGGGTGGAATCTCCCAGATCCTTCGCGAGAAGGACTTCACGAGCCAGTTTCACGAGGGCGAACGCACGCACGTGCACATCACCCTCGTGAGCAACCGGGCGATCTTGGTGGTGCTCTTCGACGAGCGCTCGTCCCTCGGGCTCGTACGCCTGCGGGTGCGTAAAGCGTCCGAGGAGATGGGGCGCCTGTTCGAGCAAGCCTCCGCGCGGGCTCAGAACGCTGGGGCCCCGTCGATCCTCAGCGAGATCACGGACAGCGACATCGACAACCTTTTCAACGACTAGGCTGGGACTGGGGTGCCACCATTGCGAGCTGCAATCGGAGCTTCGGACCGCCGAATGGAAGCTGAAGGACGTCGATGAGTTTCATCAACTATTCCTCCCGTGAGATCAACTGCAAGCTGGTCTACTACGGACCGGGTCTCTGCGGGAAAACCACGAACCTCCAGTACATCTACGCCAAGACGGCGCCTGATGCGAAGGGCAAGATGATCTCGCTCGCCACCGAGACCGAGCGAACCCTATTTTTCGACTTCTTGCCGCTGTCGCTGGGTGAGATTCGCGGGTTCAAGACCCGGTTCCACCTTTACACCGTTCCCGGTCAGG includes:
- the recR gene encoding recombination mediator RecR → MAAAGPIAKLVQHLAKLPGIGEKTATRLAFHILRSEAEDAKALSEAIADVKLRVRQCSQCWDFTEADPCALCSDKRRDPSLVCTVAQPQDVVAIERAGGYRGLYHVLHGVLAPLDGIGPDDLRIAELIHRCSDDKIKEVIVATNPSVEGETTAVYLAKLLKPLGIRTTRIATGVPMGGELEYADRFTLARALDGRREI
- a CDS encoding YbaB/EbfC family nucleoid-associated protein, whose protein sequence is MSGFDLKNLFETAQKVQSEIARVKDELGAKTVEGEAGGGLVRCVANGKGEVVSVHIDPSVINALEPRLLEDLVAGAVNLALDKVKELAQSEMARAAGGLPLPPGFFGGGGGA
- a CDS encoding roadblock/LC7 domain-containing protein, with translation MSSPNVMFPEEQQAINNVCARLHRDANAKAVLLIGRDGQPVAEAGDVAELDVTSLSSLTAGNVAATGGISQILREKDFTSQFHEGERTHVHITLVSNRAILVVLFDERSSLGLVRLRVRKASEEMGRLFEQASARAQNAGAPSILSEITDSDIDNLFND